agggtgtcttctaccccacgtctaattttaatgtcgatgggtgtttcagagaggacaagagagggggctgaaaagagggggtttttccaacttttgcacttataaagaacacgtatttctatcgggtcctttgggtCCACGTATCTCActaacggaagcagatatggatcttgaagttgcagatttgggctcctgagcatcggttaTCCCCGGtcacgtcatttgggcgaaatcgattttcgGTCGATTTTGGCAAAAACAAGTTTGGCAAAAAAAAGAGTCAAAATCAGGTTTTTCGCCTcctacgcccccacacaacacccaattccaaaataaacttcagattcgtaatcagcgtgtcgcgaactaccagaaaagatacacatttatcgcttttgcgacaacaacTTTTTTCACCTCgatcaagaaaaatgaagaacgaaaaacttttacgacgaacaaagggcttaaaccttttgttgtcccgaaaagtttttcgcttttctattgttcctcttaagttgcaaactgagcgaaaaaagcctttcccggtcagataattacacgaaattggtgtataacaaagacaagggtgtcttctaccccacgtctaattttaatgtcgatgggtgtttcagagaggacaagagagggggctgaaaagagggggttttccaaattttgtacttataaagaacacgtatttctatcaggtcctttgggaccacgtatctcactaacggaagcagatatggacctgaaAGTTGCatatttgggctcctgagcatcggttaTTCCCGGTCatgtcatttgggcgaaatcgattttcagtcgattttggcaaaaacaggtttggcaacaaaaaaaaagtcaaaattaggTTTTTGGCCTCctatgcccccacacaacacccaattccaaaataaacttcagattcgtaatcagcgtgtcgcgaactaccagaaaagatacacatttatcgcttttgcaacaacaagttttttcacctcaaaaaaaaaggaagagcgaaaaacttttacgacgaacaaaggtcttaaaccttttgttgtcccgaaaagtttttcgcttttctattgttcctcttaaagttgcaaatttagcgaaaaaagcctttcctggtcagataattacacgaaattggtgaataacaaagacaagggtgtcttctaatccacgtctaattttaatgtcgatgggtgtttcagagaggacaagagagggggctgaaaagagggggttttccaaattttgcacttataaagaacacgtttttctatcgggtcctttgggaccacgtatctcacTAACGGAAgtagatatggacctgggagttgcagattggTTTCCCTCAGTTACGACATTTGGGcggaaaaaaaatagaaaaattgcATTACAAAAATGCATCCACTCATATTGCATCTATTTATTTAGACCAACCAGACAGATTAATTTAGTACTCTTACACCATTTCTTAATCAATGTTGCCACAAAAGGATAACATTTGGCTTCAAATATGATTTACTGGTTAATGGTTAATTTAACATAACTGACTCATTTCCATGCCAACTGCTCGTTAGTTTACATCCTTGCACTAACTGTCTGAAACAAGTTGACCCcatcaaaatatgtttataagTAGACAAAACTTTAGGATTCACTTAAATTAATCAGAATATTTACCCACAATTGTTCAGACACTTGGCCTTTCCTTGAAGGGCATAGAATTCAAAGGCTTGCAGAAAATATCAAGATCTAAACACACAAACGACTCCTTGGCAAAGATATTAACACGGTGAAACTTGCAAGCAGTAGGGCTAGTTATTGAAAATTGTGTACAGATACTGAAGTATGGCAGCTCCATAAATATGACTCAAAGATAGTTAACAATGTAGTACATTCTAAAGGAGTATTAAACAAGTCTTGAATCGAAAGAACTATTCAAGCCTCATAGCTTGATGTGTAGGCCTAAGTGATACGTCCACAAAATATCAAACGTCATTCATATTTCGAAGGAGAGTAAAAATCAGGGATGTGCTGTTGTTATGAAACGTCCACCATTTTGGATTCAAACCATGCTTTTATGCACAGTGGGCTCAGGAGGCTGATCCAGGTTTCTAACAAGAAAAGCCAAGAGGCTTATCGATTTTAAAAGTATACGAGAACACTCAAATGTACACTGTGCGgttttacttttggagttacTGTGTATTGCAAGGTATTCAGACATTCAAGCTTTGCcctccaatgacctttgaccttcaaagAATGCAATTAAGGTCAAAAAGGTGGATCCATATACCAAGTATTCCCAAACTTCACTTTTGGAGcttttgtgtttacaaggtattcaaattttgatatttctgGACCTCACATGACCTACGACCCCAAAGAAAGCTATGAGGTCTTCTTAATAAGTTGGATCCCCATAACAAGTACAAAGTATATCCAAGTTTTGCTTTTACAGTTACtgtgtttgcaaggttttcagCCTTGACAACTGTTGACCTAAACTGACCTTTGACTCCTGAAGAAAGCAATAGGATCTTCTATTTAATAAGGTGGATCCACGCACCAAGTATAATGTTAATTCAAactttacaaggttttaagactttgacatctgttgacctcaaatgacctttgaccttgacaGACAAGACTAGACATCATGTACACAAGTACTCAATGGGGTGGATCCACAAACCAACTATGACATAaatccaagctttactttttgAGTTTAAAAgccaaggcgtcacacacatgTTACACATGCAATCACTGTCACAAAGATTCAAGTTTGCCTTCGGCATGGAATCAACAAACAATACGGTCAAATACTGTGAAATCTTGACTGAACTTTACCTAATTTTCTTACTAATATCCTAAAATTCCTGTGCTTTCTGGTTTAATCATCTTTATGTTAGCCATCAGTATCATGCTGAAGATTTATTGACATGTTTCAGTCTTAGTCACCAGCACATCTACATATATAAACACTATTCATACAAGAACACTCACATGCTATGCATCCAGAACAGGAAAACAGAGAGCTTACATCATCCACGACAAGAATAAGACTGACCACTATGTCTCATGAAACTACCCAATCACCTCAATGGGCACGGTGAAACTGATGTGAAAACACCTATGCCAACAGTGGTTTTCAGCTTTAAGGTCACTTTACCGTCAATTAATATAGCACTTGTCACATAAAAATTGACAGCGTGAAACCATCCTGGCTCGTAACATCCACGGCAAGAGCGACCGTCTGCTAATTTGGGCAGAGTCCTTGCGGATATGCTAGcagttctctctctctcattgtCTGACACAATCAGTTCCACCAGACTGGTACCATCAGTAACACCACAGCTTAGTGATTCTGGTGATAAATTTGCTCACACCCTCCTCCACCACGGTGTCATGTCACACAGAGATGGCAACCTCTTCCTTGATCGACAGTAGTTGTCATAATCCGGTGATGATGTCCCCGTTACGGATCACCATTTTCATCATCTCCGGCGGCGATCACCGTCTCATCAAAATGATTCTGTGATCCTCTGTTTCGCCGGTGTCTGTCTCTCCTCCTCGTACTCAATCTCCACTCGGGCTCTCTTAAATTTCCCGGCCTTCCCCTTCACAGATTTTCCTTTTCCTGTTTTTGTCTCTTCCTCTCCACTCGACTCATCGTCATCTGACGCATCGTGGCCTCCTTTCCCTTGCGGTAACACTCTGTCCATATCCTGGAGAATTTGGATAGATTTGAAGATATAGAGAAAGTAAAAATCATCACGTCCGTTTCGGTCTTGACACAGCACACTCCATACAGAGTGCATACTGATCCTtacgatttatttatttagggATAAGTGTCGAGAGGCAACATGGCAGCAATATATCTGAAttcagataataataataataataacaataataataaaagtaaaaataaaaataaaaataataataataataatattaatcataataacaataatgataatcatgataataatgataataataatgataataatgataataatgatctATCACCAGCAGAATAAAGAAACCCATGGCATATTACATCTGGTCCCACATAGCAAAATGTCATCCATGGCCCAAACtgcaccacaatgtttgtatGTTGCAGAAACTAATAGATTTCAGGACCTGAAGTAACACAAACTTGGCAAACTTATGACATTGCCAGGCAAATTTGCAAGCACGTATTTACTTTTCTAAAATCTTGACCACTGTGAGCACTGACGTATGGGTCGAAGATTGCACAGTACTGATAAGGACGATTGAAGATGCCAGGTATGGTTTCAACCTGTGGAACAGTTCTATAGAGTTTAAAGACCCTGTTAGCTGCACAATTTAATGTGTATAAAGCAAATGGGTACTGATACCAAGAATGCTACTCGAGGCCAAGTACACTAAACATTGCTACTCTAATTCATTGTTACTAACCTCAACGTGGAACAGTTCTATAGAGTTTAAAGACCCTGTTAGCTGCACAATTTAATGTGTTTAAAGCCATTGGGTACTGATACTAAGAATGCTACTCGAGGCCAAGTACGCTACATTACTACTCTAATTCATTGTTACTAACCTCAACATGGAACAGTTCTATAGAGTTTAAAGACCCTGTTAGCTGCACAATTTAATGTGTATAAAGCAATTGGGTACTGATACCAAGAATGCTACTCGAGGCCAAGTTGGCTACATTGCTACTCTTGTTCATTGTCACTAAACTCAACGTGGAACAGTTCTATAGAGTTTAAAGACCCTGTTAACTGCACAACTTTATTTGTATAAAGCAGTTGGGTACTGATACCAAGAATGCTACTCGAGGCCAAGTACACTACATTGCTACTCTTGTTCATTGTCACTAACCTCAACGTGGAACAGTTCTATAGAGTTTAAAGACCCTGTTAGCTACACAATTTAATGTGTATAAAGCAATTGGGTACTGATACCAAGAATGCTACTCGAGGCCAAGTAGGCTACATTGCTACTCTAATTCATTGTTACTAACCTCAATGTGGAACAGTTCTATAGAGTTTAAAGACCCTGTTAGCTGCACAATTAAATTTGTGTAAAGCAATTGGGTACTGATACCAAGAATGCTACTCGAGGCCAAGTACGCTACATTGCTACTCTAATTCATTGTTACTAACCTCAACGTGGAACAGTTCTATAGAGTTTAAAGACCCTGTTAGCTGCACAATTTAATGTGTATAAAGCAATTGGGTACTGATACCAAGAATGCTACTCGAGGCCAAGTTGGCTACATTGCTGCTCTTGTTCATTGTCACTAACCTCAACGTGGAACAGTTCTATAGAGTTTAAAGACCCTGTTAACTGCACAACTTTATTTGTATAAAGCAATTGGGTACTGATACCAAGAATGCTACTCGAGGCCAAGTACACTAAACATTGCTACTCTAATTCATTGTTACTAACCTCAACGTGGAACAGTTCTATAGAGTTTAAAGACCCTGTTAGCTGCACAACTTAATGTGTATAAAGCAATTGGGTACTGATACCAAGAATGCTACTCGAGGCCAAGTTGGCTACATTGCTACTCTTGTTCATTGTCACTAACCTCAATGTGGAACAGTTCTATAGAGTTTAAAGACCCTGTTCACTGCACAACTTTATTTGTATAAAGCAATTGGGTACTGATACCAAGAATGCTACTCGAGGCCAAGTACACTAAACATTGCTACTCTAATTCATTGTTACTAACCTCAACGTGGAACAGTTCTATAGAGTTTAAAGACCCTGTTAGCTGCACAACTTAATGTGTATAAAGCAATTGGGTACTGATACCAAGAATGCTACTCGAGGCCAAGTTGGCTACATTGCTACTCTTGTTCATTGTCACTAACCTCAATGTGGAACAGTTCTATAGAGTTTAAAGACCCTGTTAACTGCACAACTTTATTTGTATAAAGCAATTGGGTACTGATACCAAGAATGCTACTCGAGGCCAAGTACACTAAACATTGCTACTCTAATTCATTGTTACTAACCTCAACGTGGAACAGTTCTATAGAGTTTAAAGACCCTGTTAGCTGCACAATTTAATTTGTATAAAGCAATTGGGTACTGATACCAAGAATGCTACTCGAGGCCAAGTAGGCTACATTGCTTCTCTAATTCATTGTCACTAACCTCAACGTCGCTGGCATCACTCTCCTGGAAATCTTCATCTGCGATGTACTCAATCTCTCCTTCcacctcttcttcttcctcttcttcttcttcctgttCTTCCTGAAGTttcgtaaaagaaaatttggaGAAAAGATGACCATATAGATGAGAAATTTAGCTTCCAATCAATCTCATTACTAAATAACTCAAAGTATGATTGCATAGTGATGAAAGTCAAGTAAAATGAATAACTTTATCATCTGTTAATACTTCTTCCTGAAACAAGCATAACTTTGGGGTAGACCCAGTGTGGGGGTCCTGTGGGGGTGTGATGTTACTTGACCAATCAACAGTTTGCATACCATACATCCCATCATAGTAGGCTCCCTGTATTCATAGACAGAGTTTTATGCTAACCACCTACATTTGGCAGATCAGTATCATCTTTCGAATCAGAAGGgtatgattttgttttactgAGGGCCGGGATCGCTCGATTGAACTTGAGAGAATATATCAACTGAATATCAACTTGAACTTATGTAACCTGACCAACCCCCAGGGCAAAGACCTGCTAACCTTACCCTCTACCCGAATCTATTGAGAGAGAGCCCATCCTATAatccagggttgtccaacctacggcccgcgggccacagtccggcccgccgcggggttgcgtccggcccgccagagatgctctacggtgcgaaattttaatgagcagatttattgataacaatttgaagctatacaatcaatcattcgaaccttgtGGGTCCACAAAACTGCAtgcaggtcagtttgtgtgacactctctaagcggagggggggggggcggctggacttcaTTCaactgttttatcaggaaggaaaataaatcagtgcgctccgcgcgcagtgctcacattttgttgccttgggcttcgggcaaaaaatcgaaaaatcgagcgtaggcttcatgcggccccctccttcatcataatcattccatgtggccctcctctgcaaaaggttggacaaccctgctataATCCCATGTGTAATCAGAGAAAGCCACAACTTTTCAAATAGAGATATCTGCTTGTGGTATCGACTTAATTCCAGACTATGATTTAGTTTATTGTTTTCTGAGATGCATTCatttaaggtggcatactcctgtAAGAATCTAtatcaatcccccccccccccccccgatgttcatcttcaggaaaagtgccaaaaagcagcaggagaacatcttttttgacctgttatcaatcatgatctagttttttgtggcttgttgaagagcatgaatagAAGTACGTGTGATGAGAAAATTGGGTCGATTGatgcaattttagacccctgtAGACCTCACAGGAGCAGCgtatgaaaattgtttactactgagtgaaaaGGTTTGTTAAACTTCAGGCTTGGAAGCAAAAAGCTACATGGTCAtcatacggaaaattgatggtgccatgaaaggccaacttgtcagctatccggtgatgggtagcgtttagctagtgagaacttctatctagacttagataCCACATTACTATtctgatttagtgtgtaagtcaatgaggcttttaatgggcgtatgctaccttatcCGTATCCCAATCTAAAGATCCTGCTTATTTAAATGAAACACTCACAGCGCCCTCATATTCGAGCTGAGCTCTGTCCTCATCTTCATCGTCCGTCTCCTCCGCCTTCAACACGTTATCAAAAGCTACGGCCGGGATGTTGTAAACGTCGCCGTACTGAAGAAAGGAATGAAAGGAATGATATTATCAAGGAAAGTGAACACAAACAGCAATATTGATCATGTGACTTCATCTCTGTAATGCTTCAATCAGCTTAGAACATAACAATGATTTCTATCTGATAAAAAGTTGTCATCAGACCATCACAAGAAGTAAATATGAAAAATTGCTTCCAATGCAATACTACTTTAGGTCtctttttgttgtttacaatttgtaTTTGTTTAGAGCTCTTGTAATCACCTGATTTCCTTTGTATTTTAATATGTTggctatctatctgtctgtctgtctgtctgtctgtcagtctgtctatctatctgtctatctttCCATGCCTTTGATCACAAGCTTTACTCCATAGTTTTCTGGATTATGCATTAAATTAAGACGCACTTCTCTTACTGTCAGAGCTACCATTACCATTAGACTACATCATTACATCAACTAGATTTTCTTGGCCAAAGTGACTTAGAAGTCTAGCCAAATTTGCAAACTTTATAATCAGGGTTGAAGCAAAGTTCTTATTTTCTGCTAAGGATAATCAACAATCACATAAATATACCTCATTCAGTTTATAGAAACCATTACGATAACAATTCTAGTGAAGTCTTGTGGGAAGTGACTAACAACTATGGACCAGAAACATCTGTTTATAAATCAGAACAGTAAGGTAAACAGCCAAGAGCAGAATCTGAGTACAGACAGTATTGATCCCACCAAGTAGTACTAAATGCACAACAGTGAAGAGTACAACACTTGAGAGGAGACAAGCTAAGATACAAGGAAAATATAATAAGTAAATTCAGAATTTAGTAGAAGTAATCAGACACCATTGTATGGTTGTTAATCCCCCcacctttttttcaatttttttcttggaGTACGACACTTCCCCTTCAAGTTGCCTGAAGGACAATTTAATTGCTTACAGAAATCCACTCATAGTCAGATGTTTTATGCTGTTTGGTTTTAATGTAAGTCATCAGGCTACATCACCTATAGGCAAACTCAGTCGGGCCTAGACTTTGAAAATGGAAACACAAACTAAGAATGTGGCCTTATGTACAATTGTTTCATCACCAACGCTGATTTTAGAGCCCATTGTTTTGTTACGATACTCACTGTTCCTTTCTTTAACCTCTCCAGCAACTCCTTTTCAATGGCATTGTCCAGTTTGGCAGCTTTCCAAGCTTTGGCTTCTCTgttcttctcccttttctctaTTTTTCTGCTCACTGGAACAATTTTTCGCCTGACAAAGTGAGTGAAAAGGGGACAAAAATGGAGTGTTTATAGAACTTGAATATTAATTTGCACAGCTCTAACACTAGGTTTGCTAGCGATGGCAGATTGTGTCATTACTGAACCTTAAATCCTTAACCATTTTTGAAGGTCAAAGCGCAAGAAACATATTAGTGTGTCCCTTCGTTGACTTTTTGTCTGGTACAGTACAAGCAACATCTGCAATACAAGGGCTAAGATTGTGCAGCAAGAATGTTTTTGGGACTACGGGGAGTGGTAAGGTAGACACGATAAACAGTAGCAGCGCAGCGGGAATATCCTTCGTGTTTGCATGTATTATCTGGGTCGGTACTTTAATCGGGTATTATTTTACTGGGTATTCAAGGTTTATTTCGGATATACCTGGTATTTTTGGTATAttcattgatgacatatttTCAATACCGTCGGTATGGGTATGAATGATATACCACGTATACCTGGTATACAAGTTGAAATTGCTCTCTGAATGAAGAAAACTATTCATCCAAatcgatatatataaatatatgtatatatactctcCTATGAACCACCACTGAATAATTCATCTGCTTATTTCATGGAGACCTGGTTCCTGAAAtgttggtgtttgtgtgtgtggggaaagggggaggggattcTGTCACTTTGATCAATCTTACAGATCAATACTGATGGTTGTATTCATACCTCCTACACTTTATCTAGTTCAGCATGAAGATAGCATTCCATTGTTGCTAGTTCTTTACCTTCCATACATCACAGAGATCCTGAAATGTTGGTGGTTTTGTACCATGTAATGGTTGATGTAGGGAGGTTGGGAAGAAGGGggatgtctgtgtgtgtgtggggggatcTATGTCATAGAGATCAATACTGATTGTTGTATTCATACCTCCTACACTATATATAGTGAAGCATGCATATATCATGCATTGTTGCTAGTTTCTTACCTTCCATACATCATAATTTTCCTCATTCTGATCAGGTACTGTGTTATTTTGGTTAACCTCTGTTTGCATTTGTACTTGTAGaaacttggccaaaagatgAGATTGTCATCGATCTGTTTCAAGGCCTTCTCAAAGTTTTTCGAGAGCTTCACCCTTTCCCACAACTTGTTAGGGAAAGCAGCCCTCTCTATGGTTTTCATGTAAAGGTAACACACTCCTGAAAAAAAGGGGGAGAATAAGATAGTTCAAGAACAGATATTTCTTTATAACTTTAACTGTTAAAGCCAtcattaaaaaaacaatatagataaaactttatgcacaaaatacatttatactAATTTCAGACTTCATGTCAAAGTACATAACAGATTTCAACTATAATGAAATCTACACCAATTGTAGCAAAGTTAAAAGTCAAATCATGTTTTCATCTCAGTTAAAAAATTTACGCAATCACACTCAGTTTTCCACCTTCCtatgaaaagagaaaagtaGAACCACTTGGCCAGTACCATTACAAATTATTCTGTGATATTGACCATGTGAAAATACTTAATACTAGTAAACAAATCAGCAGTTTCTAAATTCAAATTCAGGTTTTGAATTTGTAGAACTTGCATTCAAAATGTTAACACTTGAATTAAGAGCACATCTATTATGCCAAATTTATTGCCATTCTTGCTATTTCATTGAGGAAATCCTTTCTTACCACACATTTctataaagaaattgaaaaaccAATTTTCCTTTGACTCCCAACTTTCTGGAATTGGATATGTTATTCCCTCTAAACACAAAAATTACATTACATTTGGATGATTTCACAAGAAGTATAACACTACCTTTGTAAATTTCATTGTATACAGCCCTTAATgccaaaaatgtttacaaaaatgtttcaaatccATATTCAGCTGTTTATTTTTCAATTCCAAATCAACATAATTTAATCAAGCAATTCCATTTTCTTTTGAGTTTAGACCAGGACTGAAATTGCAGTgtatttttgatattatttcatCGCAGGAAACCTGCCTTGCTACAGTGCTCAGTCAATACTGAGAATTGacaaccgtttttttttttttaaagttaaactCAAACTTTAGAATTAGATTAACAATTTAGCAATTTTAAATCAATTCTATTTGCAATTAAAGCTGCAATCTGACTTAAATGTTATATGCTTTGTATCATTTCATCAAACCAAGTGATATTCACACCTACATAGAATATCCCTCAATCCAACAAAGCCAGATCTATGTTGTTATATCTATCTCATTTTATCAAGAAAATTATGTGTGCCAtaaattttatgaattttgttttcaaacatgTGATTTCAAACATGTGattaaagttttatttcattctttctcATGAGGTTGTGGTGGAGGGACACCAAGAATGTTTTCAGTTTAGCTTATCATTCATTTAACAGCGGAGTAAATGTGACTAATTCAACACAAGATGCAGCTATATAGCTTGATTTGAAGTTCATAAACTTATTTCACTGCAACAAGCCTTCCTGAGCTACAGAATCCCATCAAGATGTTAGACCTACGGTAACATTGCCTCTCTAGCCAAACTGGCCATACCATTAAATTCCCGTATTGTAGCATATCTACTGTTTCCTAGGGGACAGTACTTCCTGCTACAGAGCCCAGTAAGGTTGTACTCATTTCTGCAAAATTGTTCAGTCCTAACACGGGTGTTCATCTTGAAGGAACAGAACGTGTTCCTGATGATGCCCCATATTACCTGCAAAACGGTAAATAGAAATTCAAGTTGTTATTTATAACATAAAGGTAGCATAAAATCATGTTCGAAACATAAGGTGTAAATATTCTGCACAAATGTGTGTAAATCACATCCTGAGTCTTAACTACAGTGGTGTTACGTCGAGGTTGACAATATCGTATGGGCATTTTGGTCGGTTACAGTCGGTTATCGTCTTTATAGTCGGATCGTCGAGCAACACTTTTATCGTCAGGAATGTCAAGCAGCACTATTATAGTCTGGCAGC
Above is a genomic segment from Apostichopus japonicus isolate 1M-3 chromosome 5, ASM3797524v1, whole genome shotgun sequence containing:
- the LOC139967481 gene encoding protein MAK16 homolog A-like; this encodes MQHDDVIWGIIRNTFCSFKMNTRVRTEQFCRNEYNLTGLCSRKYCPLGNSRYATIREFNGVCYLYMKTIERAAFPNKLWERVKLSKNFEKALKQIDDNLIFWPSFYKYKCKQRLTKITQYLIRMRKIMMYGRRKIVPVSRKIEKREKNREAKAWKAAKLDNAIEKELLERLKKGTYGDVYNIPAVAFDNVLKAEETDDEDEDRAQLEYEGAEEQEEEEEEEEEVEGEIEYIADEDFQESDASDVEDMDRVLPQGKGGHDASDDDESSGEEETKTGKGKSVKGKAGKFKRARVEIEYEEERQTPAKQRITESF